The following are from one region of the Zonotrichia albicollis isolate bZonAlb1 chromosome 15, bZonAlb1.hap1, whole genome shotgun sequence genome:
- the LOC141730970 gene encoding protocadherin alpha-8-like, translating into MGERCCAAVVRVLVLQAAWALSGGQVRYSVPEEAKAGTVVGRLAQDLGLEAGEAEARRLRLVAPGRRASVEVSGASGALVVSSRLDREELCGKSAPCALRLEVLLERPLRVFHVQLEVTDINDNAPVFPAARKNLSIAEWTTLPGSRFPLEGASDADIGANAQLTYTLSPNEHFSLDLQKTEEDGESLFLVLRKSLDRETIPVHRLVLMATDGGRPSLTGTLELVISVLDVNDNAPQFNQSVYKVQLPENAERGTLVIRLNATDLDEGANSNISYSLQILSPQDGRNIFGIDRNSGDIRLTDDLDFEDVSLYRLQVDATDKGTAPLSGHCKVVLEVLDVNDNAPEVWVTSLSVPVPEDASLGTVVALLSVSDRDSGENGRVRCWVWPASPFGLEATFAGSYSLVLREALDRERVSEYEVEVRAEDGGAPALRASRGLRVPVSDVNDNAPLFAQAVYTVLARENNAAGAELARLWARDPDEAANGRVSYSVWDGGVGVGGGGAAGSSSGGSGWRPASSYVSVDAESGRLWALQPLDYEELQVLQFEVRAVDAGEPPLSGNATVQLFVLDENDNAPALLPPAGLAAEAGGAAAAAAEAALALAGAGSESGTLWAWAAWGAPAGQVVAKIRAVDADSGYNAWLRYELWEPRGKGPFRVGLYSGEVSTARALDEADGPRQRLLIVVRDHGEPARSATATLSVSLLEAAEAALAAGSSSSSLSAVSRSAAGVELGAGAASAATNVWLVVAICAVSSLFLLAVVLYGASRWAPRAAVLSGPGPTTLVCASEVGSWSYSQRHSRSLCVADGAAKSDLMVFSPNFPPPPPAPAAKDTQPEPSVLLDTVREKTGD; encoded by the exons ATGGGCGAGCGTTGTTGTGCGGCGGTGGTGcgggtgctggtgctgcaggcgGCCTGGGCGCTGTCGGGCGGGCAGGTGCGCTACTCGGTGCCGGAGGAAGCCAAGGCCGGCACGGTGGTGGGCCGTCTGGCGCAGGACCTGGGCCTGGAGGCGGGCGAGGCGGAggcgcggcggctgcggctgGTGGCGCCGGGCCGGCGGGCGAGCGTGGAGGTGAGCGGGGCGAGCGGCGCGCTGGTGGTGAGCTCGCGGCTGGACCGGGAGGAGCTGTGCGGCAAGAGCGCGCCGTGCGCGCTGCgcctggaggtgctgctggagcgGCCGCTGCGCGTCTTCCATGTGCAGCTGGAGGTCACCGACATCAACGACAATGCCCCCGTCTTCCCCGCCGCCCGGAAAAACCTCAGCATCGCGGAATGGACCACTCTGCCGGGGTCTCGTTTCCCGCTGGAGGGCGCGTCGGATGCGGATATCGGAGCGAACGCGCAGCTCACCTACACACTCAGTCCGAACGAGCATTTCTCTCTGGATTTACAAAAAACGGAGGAGGACGGTGAGTCCTTATTCCTGGTGCTGAGGAAATCTCTGGACCGCGAGACGATTCCCGTGCACCGGTTGGTGCTGATGGCGACTGACGGGGGCCGGCCGTCTCTAACGGGGACATTGGAACTGGTGATCTCTGTGCTGGATGTGAACGACAACGCGCCCCAGTTCAACCAGTCTGTGTATAAAGTGCAGCTGCCAGAAAATGCAGAACGCGGTACTTTGGTGATCAGACTAAATGCCACGGATCTGGATGAGGGGGCGAACAGTAATATCTCCTATTCACTCCAGATTCTCTCCCCGCAGGATGGAAGAAACATTTTCGGAATTGACAGAAATAGCGGAGACATCCGTCTTACGGATGATTTAGATTTTGAGGATGTTAGTCTCTATCGCCTGCAAGTGGACGCCACAGATAAGGGGACAGCCCCACTCTCCGGCCACTGCAAGGTGGTGCTGGAGGTATTGGACGTGAACGACAACGCGCCGGAGGTGTGGGTGACGTCGCTGTCGGTGCCGGTGCCCGAGGACGCGTCGTTGGGGACGGTGGTGGCCCTGCTGAGCGTGTCGGACCGGGACTCGGGGGAGAACGGTCGCGTGCggtgctgggtgtggccggcgtCGCCGTTCGGTCTGGAGGCGACGTTCGCGGGCTCGTACTCGCTGGTGCTGCGCGAGGCGCTGGACCGGGAGCGGGTGTCGGAGTACGAGGTGGAGGTGCGTGCGGAGGACGGCGGGGCGCCGGCGCTGCGCGCCAGCCGCGGGCTGCGGGTGCCGGTGTCGGACGTGAACGACAACGCGCCCTTGTTCGCGCAGGCCGTGTACACGGTGCTGGCGCGGGAGAACaacgcggcgggcgcggagctGGCGCGGCTGTGGGCGCGGGACCCGGACGAGGCGGCCAACGGGCGCGTCAGCTACTCGGTGTGGGACGGCGGCGTGGGCgtgggcggcggcggcgccgcgggCTCGTCGTCTGGTGGTAGCGGATGGCGTCCGGCGTCGAGCTACGTGTCGGTGGACGCGGAGAGCGGGCGGCTGTGGGCGCTGCAGCCCTTGGACTAcgaggagctgcaggtgctgcagttCGAGGTGCGCGCGGTGGACGCGGGGGAGCCGCCGCTGAGCGGCAACGCCACGGTGCAGCTGTTCGTGCTGGACGAGAACGACAACGcgccggcgctgctgccgcccgCGGGCTTGGCAGCGGaggcgggcggcgcggcggcggcggcggcggaggcggCTTTGGCGCTGGCGGGGGCGGGCTCGGAGTCGGGCACGCTGTGGGCGTGGGCGGCGTGGGGCGCGCCCGCGGGCCAGGTGGTGGCCAAGATCCGCGCCGTGGACGCCGACTCGGGCTACAACGCGTGGCTGCGCTACGAGCTGTGGGAGCCGCGGGGCAAGGGCCCGTTCCGCGTGGGGCTCTACAGCGGCGAGGTGAGCACGGCGCGGGCGCTGGACGAGGCGGACGGGCCTCGCCAGAGGCTGCTGATCGTCGTGCGCGACCACGGCGAGCCGGCGCGCTCGGCCACGGCCACGCTCAGCGTGTCGCTGCTCGAGGCCGCCGAGGCGGCGCTGGCCGCGGGATCTTCGTCGTCGTCGTTGTCGGCGGTGTCGCGCTCGGCGGCGGGCGTGGAgctcggggccggggcggcgagCGCGGCCACCAACGTGTGGCTGGTGGTGGCCATCTGCGCTGTGTCCAGCCTCTTCCTGCTGGCCGTGGTGCTGTACGGGGCGTCGCGCTGGGCGCCGCGGGCGGCCGTGCTCTCGGGGCCCGGGCCCACGACGCTCGTGTGCGCCAGCGAAGTGGGCAGCTGGTCGTACTCGCAGCGCCACAGCCGCAGCCTGTGCGTGGCGGACGGCGCTGCCAAGAGCGACCTCATGGTTTTCAGCCCCAACTTccctccgccgccgcccgctccTGCAGCCAAGGACACGCAGCCGGAGCCCTCCGTTCTCCTCGATACG GTCCGTGAGAAGACCGGAGACTGA